The sequence ctgactcagggatcaaaccccgggtctcctgcacagcagacagattctttgccatctgagccgcTAGAGAAACCCAACAGGGTAGTTGCCCCTAATTATCAGGGGGAGGTAGAGCTGCTGCTCCATAGTGCGGCCAGAGAGCAGGGGATCTGTTGGCCATCTCTTAGTACTCTGTTGCCCAATTGTGAAGACAAGTGGATAAGAGCATCAGCTAACACCTAAGAAGAGCTTGGTAACTAAAGGCTCAGATCCCTGAGATGAAGATCTGGACCATGCCAAAATGCAAGCTGCTGTTAACTTTTTCCACCTGAtgagggtttcagtatctgcaaaacagcttaaAGTTATTATTACGTATATCACTTGAGGGGGAAccaggaccttgccccaaggctgagctattatttttttttgtttttgtttttgactatTTCCCCTCCTCTCCCTAATTAGCAACTATTTGAATGCACCCTCTGGAACTCCCGTACAAGGGGGCTGAATGAAGCCTGTTTCCTATAATCAAGAAATAGGGGACTCAAAAGGCTTTAGTGCCCAGGAACCCCACAGGGTTCTGCTCAGTATCATTATCAAGTCAATTCCATttacctttctttaaaaattgtttaatatttacatttaatgtctatttttatttatttggctatgctgggtcctggcatgtaggatctttagttgcaacatgtgaactcccagttgtggcatgtgtgatctagttccctgtccagggaccAAACTCGGGCCCCTGCCTTGGGAgagtagagtcttagccactggactgccaggaaaatcccttgtctttctttcttaattttctccCAGAAAAGGGGATCCTTAAAGCCTTTCCTAATAAACACCAGACATGCTAATTTCAGAGTCTGATTCctagtgttaggtagttagaataggaaaaaggagtccaaaatggtggtggctgaaagggaaaaacccaTGAAGATGGAACAAAAGAAGATCTGAGGGCTGGCATGAGAaattcaggtaaaacaaacagccttcctggctagcccaatttacacagggcaggctcaggggaaggagacaaaatatataaaaagaggagccaagatTGAGCCTCTCCTTTGGGATCAGCCCACCCTTGTACCTCGAGAGTGTACTATCCTTTGCTTGTcgaataaaactgagctgtaactgaactgtaacactggtctgccatttcaaatctttgctgtggcaagaaagaaccaaggaaattacacactctccCAACACTAGGGAATCTCACTTGAAACAACATATAgaattaatttgtatttatatactatcgttgttgttcagttgctaagttatggatgactcttttgtgaccccatagactgtagtacaccaggctcctctatccatgtatttcccaggcaagaatactggagttggttgccattccttctccggGGGTTCCTTCTGATCCAGgtattaaacctgcatctcttgcatcagcaggtagattttttactgctgagccaccaggaaagacatATACTATCGTAGGcaactacaaaataaaattaattaaccatcagttcagttgctcagtcatgtccaactctttgtgactccatggactgcagcatgccaggcttctctgtccatcaccaactcccggagcttgttcaaactcacgtccatcaattcggcgatgccatccaaccatttcatctgctgtcatccccttttccccctgccttcaacctttcccatcatcagggtcttttccaatgtaatTTTCCAAAAGTAATTTCCAGGAAATTTTTCCAAAGGTAATTTCCAATTAATCATAGGAATTAAatattatcataaaaataaaatttgtaaaaagtcaggtttctaaaaatattgtataaattataatatcaccagaaatcaaatttataaaataatctaatgaaaaatatttgcacTGAAACACTGAATACTATGAAATATTTCtgagagtttattttaaaaaactgaagcaaAATTATGATCTAATGGAAATATTAGATATttgttttaagtatattttaacaTTGACATATTCCTTCTCCccggagcttcccaggtggcactagtgttaaagagcccacttgccaatgtaggagatataagagaccagggttccaaccctgggttgggaatatccctggaagatggcatggcaacctactccagtattcttgcctagaaaatcccatggacagaggagcctgatgggctagcattcacaggtttgcaaagagtcagacatgactgaagcagcttagcacatcACAGCGTATCCCTTCCCTTCATTTCTTAAAACACATTTTGGAggaattaaattttcaaatatccTTTTGAAAAACATGAGATTCTTACCAGGCTATTTATGATGAATCATCTTAATAATTCTATTAAGAGCTTAGATGAATAATCCATTTTTCTAACAAGTTAAATAACGTTTAGTTTATAGTCCTCCTTGAAAAAGTGATCCACATGATCTTGTATTGACCATAACTTGAATACGTacagaaatttttaaacatattgcaTATTACTACTTTTATTCAGGTAAAGAATTGCAGTAGAGAGTTACACAGACTACTCAAGGACTTACTGACCAACATTTTATCAACATGACTACAAACATTATAATTATTGAACtctgaaaaaaatccaacaaataCCTGTATATGTAGTATCAGAGAACTTTTTGAATTTATAAACAATAATTTAAAGGGAATATACAATATCTACTTAGATACATATTTTTatcatgcttagtcatgtctgactctgtgcatccTCATGGACAGTTGCCCATCagactccttggtccatggaattttcctggcaagaaaatACCAGAGCAGGTTGCCTAGCTTcctcctctaggtgatcttcccaacccagggatcaaacccacatctctagcatttcctgcattggcaggtggattctttaccactagtgctacctgggaagccataataTATTATGGCttatctaatatttttattattagataAGAAATGCCTGGTTGGAAAGGGAATGGTAACTTGCAAGGAAGTGGTTAATTCTTTGCCAGGAAGTGATCGTGCATCTGAACCAGATATCTAGAATGACCCCAAGGACATAACCCAGAAATTCAAGTTTTATGTGGCAATACTTAAGATCTAGACAGCCTGAGTGATAGTCTGTGCTCCTGCTCCTCTATATGCTATAAATAATTACCCAGGTGCAATTGCAAGAGTGCTGTAAATGAGAATCCCTCTAGTTGCTACAGGTTGAGAATTTTCTGTACTTAGAGAAGGCTCAAAGTGCTAGTCACACATGGATTTTGAGATCTGGTCAAGTATTCACAGCAATTCATTCGGGGCCAAGACTGTCTCCTAACTTCCAGGAGGATTCAGATAAAATCAGACACAAAAAAGTCTTCCTGGAGTTCTGTCCGCACCATGTCTTCTCACAAGACTTTCAGGATCAAGCGATTCCTGGCCAAGAAGCAAAAGCAGAATCGTCCCATTCCTCAAtggattcgaatgaaaactggCAATAAAATTAGGTACAACTCCAAGAGAGGACATTGGAGAAGAACCAAGCTGGGTCTATAAGAAGCGTCACATAAAAAGTGGCACACATGTTAAGATCACTTATTTAAGCAGCCGTATCACAGTGAGAACATCACTACTGTAATGCTTGGCTCCTGGTGTTTCTTATTTCCTCAAAACTATCAGTCTGAGACCAGTAATAAATATGATACGTTacgttggaaaaaaaaaaaagtcttccttagaaaaatctttgaaaacataCAAAATCATTTCTTCAACTTGTACATTTTAACAGCTTAAAAACAATAAAGCTTTAatagcaataaatatttaaaaatctatttactaAAAGTATATTTCAATGAATGAAATTACAATTAtgacatatgaaaatattttggctTGTTCAAAAATATCTTTTGAAGGAGatagtcatttttttctcttataatttaGCACAGAAAGGTGTCCTGATAAATTGTAAAACTGAGCACAAATGTTAGGTTAGAATGAGAAAGGTGTTATATTGGAAGTTTGGATTTGTGTGCCATAATTAACAATAAATAATCATAGCAGTGCCCCTTTTAAACCTCTAATGGTTTCCCATTACTCTTTGAGTAAAAATTCAATTCCATACCATGCTCCACCAAGccctatataatatatacaccCTATCTCTCCAATATAATAATTTCCCATTTAGTCCTCTTTACTCACTATGCTGGACTtgcatcaccatcatcatcatcatttactTGAGTGTAAACTATCACTTTTGACCATGCTGTTTTTCCTATTCAGAATACTCTTCACATGGTTATCACATTGTTAACAGTTTATGCTTTAGCTAGTATATCACCTCTTCAGAGAAACTTTACTCTGTTTTTCTAGTTATCTTTTTTCTCATTACCATAATGAGAGCCTTTAAACATATACCTCAACTAGcaattattttactatttttttttttgttgttgttcatttgccaaCTCTTTCTCCCCCCACCAACCCATTTAGAGTCTAAGCTATTGGGGTAAGAAACCATGTCAAATTCATTATCATTGTAGTCCTAATAGAATAACATAGAATGTAGCTTacttgaattaattaattaaaacacaGACTTTCAAAATCAGAGACCAACCTGTAGACCCACTTTGCAAAATGTGTAAAAGAGAAGTTatttagaaagaaggaaaatgatatatGTCAGAAACTCAGATttccataaagaaggatgagcatcagagaagtaataaatgaaaataagttaaaagctttaattctttttattcttaattgatATAATAATAGTCTGTTCAAGAAAATACTAACAATGCTGTATTCCATTATTACAGCTAATTGATAAGTTAAATGAATTGAGAGCAATGATATAAGAGACAGAAGGGAGGAATTAAGAATTTTGGAGTCCTACAAAGCACTTGTACTACTTGTGCAATGGTATTAGTATTACTTCAGAGTTGACTTAGATTCATTTTAAATGCATACTGAAAATACTAAGACAATttctgaagaaagtaaaaaaagaaagtatgacTAATATGCTGAGAGAAGATGGAATCATATGAATTGCTCATTAAACCcacaaaatgcaaaaaagaaggCAAtagtagaaatgaaaataagggCAATACCTAGAAAACAATAATGAAGATGCTAGTTATTAATCCAATTATATCAATAGCCATTTTAAATATCAAAGGTCTAAATAAGCCAATTAAAACAGAGAAATCGTCAGAATAGATCAAAGAACAAAACTCAAGTATATGGTGCCTTCaagaaaactatgttaaatataaagtctgacataGATCAAAAATAAAGGGGTGGAGAAACACATACCATGCTGATGCTGATccaaataaagcaggaatagcagTAGGAATATTAATTTCAGATTATATATACTACAGAGCAAGGGAAATGATGGGGCATAAAAAGAGGCACTGCATGATGAAAATTGAGACAGTTTTCCATGAAAATAAAGCAATCCTTAATGTGTATGTACCTAACAAGAGAGCATCCGTGGAGGaggggcacagcaacccactccagtattcttgcctggagaagcccatggacagaggagcctggtgggctatagtccaagggcttgcagagtcgacatgactgaagcgacttagaaggCAGAGCGCCAAAACACACATGATAAAGACCTCTAGAGCTGCAAgaggaaatgaatgaatgtacTGTTACAGTTGGAAACTTTCGATATTCCTCTATCTGATGTGGACAGATCcagcaggcagaaaatcagtaaggacataACTGAACTCAATAGCATCATCGATCAGCTGgacataattgatatctatagagCACTTCACCAACAGCAgtagaatacatattcttctcaagctcacatAGAACGTTCACCACGATAGACACGTTGTGAGCCAACACAGTACTGAAGGAAATAGCCAAAGTTGGAGGAATGACACTACCCTACAAGACTtgccacaaagctacagtaatccagGGAGGGAGGGTCATGCTGGTGAAAAAACTGACAGATCAGAAAAAGGATAGAGATCTCAGGAAAAATTCCATGTAAATACAGTCACctggtctttgacaaaggagccaaagtaaatacaatggagaaaagacagtcttttcaacaaacgaTGCTGGGAAAACAGggcatccacatgcaaaaaatatgaatttatagaCATAGATAGCACACCCttcacaaaaatcaattcaaaatggatcatagacctacaTGTTAAACTCAAAACTATAAATTTTGAGATGTTAATgtaggagaaagtgaaagtgaaagtcgctcagtcgtgtctgac is a genomic window of Cervus elaphus chromosome 21, mCerEla1.1, whole genome shotgun sequence containing:
- the LOC122679450 gene encoding 60S ribosomal protein L39-like is translated as MSSHKTFRIKRFLAKKQKQNRPIPQWIRMKTGNKIRYNSKRGHWRRTKLGL